In Halapricum desulfuricans, a single window of DNA contains:
- a CDS encoding KaiC domain-containing protein, whose amino-acid sequence MSDDDWFESAFEDEDATGSASEDGDASADFSEDIDTTADAFEDSTTQDAFGADRPDEAVADSTDAFADADTDEDVPADDDPFGSDDDPFASEESGAGGSLFDDDFASAMQSAGPGGDEAGEDFDEAAFESEIPRIDLGISGLDEMIQGGVPERHLMVVVGAPGSGKTTFGLQFLYHGLQQGDSAVFITLEQSRQAILDTANERGWEFDRYEAEDDLAIVDLDPVEMANSLDNIRGELPQLIREFDAERLVLDSVSLLEMMYDDQAKRRTEVFDFTRSLKQAGVTTMLTSEASEDNPYASRHGIIEYLTDAVFVLQYVRGDTQETRLAVEIQKIRNANHSRATKPYDITLDGIDVYQQASIF is encoded by the coding sequence ATGAGCGACGACGACTGGTTCGAGAGCGCCTTCGAGGACGAGGACGCCACCGGGAGCGCCTCCGAGGACGGAGACGCATCCGCCGATTTCTCGGAAGACATCGACACCACAGCGGACGCGTTCGAGGATAGCACGACGCAGGACGCGTTCGGAGCAGACCGGCCGGACGAAGCGGTGGCCGACAGTACGGATGCGTTCGCCGACGCCGACACGGATGAGGACGTTCCCGCGGACGACGACCCATTCGGAAGTGACGACGATCCGTTCGCCTCCGAGGAGTCCGGTGCCGGGGGATCGCTGTTCGACGACGACTTCGCGAGCGCGATGCAGAGCGCCGGACCGGGCGGCGACGAGGCCGGCGAAGACTTCGACGAGGCGGCGTTCGAATCGGAGATCCCGCGGATCGACCTCGGCATCTCCGGGCTGGACGAGATGATTCAGGGCGGCGTCCCGGAGCGACACCTCATGGTCGTGGTCGGCGCACCCGGGTCTGGGAAGACGACCTTCGGGTTACAGTTCCTCTATCACGGACTTCAACAGGGCGACAGCGCCGTGTTCATCACGCTCGAACAGAGCAGGCAGGCGATTCTCGACACCGCCAACGAACGCGGCTGGGAGTTCGACCGCTACGAGGCCGAAGACGACCTGGCTATCGTCGATCTGGATCCAGTCGAGATGGCGAACAGCCTCGACAACATCCGCGGCGAGCTCCCGCAGCTGATCCGGGAGTTCGACGCCGAGCGACTCGTTCTCGACTCGGTGTCGCTGCTGGAGATGATGTACGACGATCAGGCCAAACGCCGAACTGAAGTGTTCGATTTCACACGATCACTCAAGCAGGCCGGCGTCACCACGATGCTCACGAGCGAGGCCAGCGAGGACAACCCCTACGCCTCCAGACACGGCATCATCGAGTACCTGACCGACGCCGTCTTCGTCCTCCAGTACGTCCGTGGCGACACCCAGGAGACGCGACTGGCCGTCGAAATACAGAAGATCCGCAACGCCAACCACTCCCGGGCGACCAAGCCCTACGACATCACGCTCGACGGCATCGACGTCTACCAGCAGGCCAGCATCTTCTAG
- a CDS encoding NAD(+)/NADH kinase — protein sequence MQLGIVGQKGNPRAQSLVEAIGRSFRDDVDVLVDSVTAEALSEERDRGYGPSGSERFEPDAIAIDDLNTCDLVLAIGGDGTFLFAARGVEDTPIMGVNLGEVGFLNGVAPDDAIEAVHDVIDDLREDGRTPTRALSRVRATGEDWTLPPSLNEVVIQGPQRGHGNGVDVTVRVDGSLYTSGHADGVLVATPTGSTAYNLSEAGPLVHPSVDALVVTEMAAELAMPPLVVDEDSELTIHVESDGGATVVSDGRVSRDIETPTRVTLRRAEESVHVAGPPLDFFAALGKLE from the coding sequence ATGCAACTCGGGATCGTCGGTCAGAAGGGAAACCCGCGCGCACAGTCGCTCGTCGAGGCAATCGGCCGCAGTTTCCGGGACGACGTGGACGTGCTGGTCGATTCGGTAACGGCCGAGGCGCTCTCGGAGGAACGGGATCGAGGCTACGGACCGAGCGGCAGCGAGCGCTTCGAACCCGATGCAATCGCGATAGACGACCTGAACACCTGTGATCTGGTTCTGGCCATCGGCGGCGACGGGACGTTCCTCTTTGCGGCCCGCGGCGTCGAGGACACGCCGATCATGGGTGTCAACCTCGGTGAAGTCGGCTTTCTGAATGGGGTCGCACCGGACGACGCGATCGAGGCGGTCCACGACGTCATCGATGATCTCCGCGAGGACGGTCGGACGCCGACCAGAGCGCTCTCGCGCGTTCGAGCCACCGGCGAGGACTGGACGCTCCCGCCGTCGCTCAACGAGGTCGTCATTCAGGGGCCACAGCGCGGCCACGGCAACGGCGTCGACGTCACCGTCCGCGTCGACGGCTCGCTGTACACCAGCGGTCACGCGGACGGAGTCCTCGTCGCGACACCGACCGGCAGCACCGCGTACAACCTCAGCGAAGCCGGGCCGCTCGTCCATCCGAGCGTCGATGCCCTGGTCGTGACCGAGATGGCGGCGGAACTGGCGATGCCGCCGCTGGTCGTCGACGAGGACAGCGAACTCACGATCCACGTCGAAAGCGACGGCGGCGCGACCGTCGTCAGTGACGGCCGCGTCTCACGGGACATCGAAACCCCGACGCGAGTCACGCTTCGGCGGGCCGAAGAGAGCGTTCACGTCGCCGGTCCGCCGCTGGATTTCTTCGCTGCACTCGGCAAACTCGAGTGA
- the mobA gene encoding molybdenum cofactor guanylyltransferase, whose product MSVHSRAGIVLAGGFARRFGDRDKTLAEFRGRPLIVHAVEPLRAVVERVVVSCRREQRPAFEPVLSDVEYRPDPTPDAGPLAGLDAALEGLEAETVAVTSADRPLVPAGLYRSLLDSLSKEGVVIRADGIDQPVPAVFETRALRRAVTEQRSNGTRRLRAVLDALDCTTLDGETITRQWGEDVLADVNTQADLDRLEE is encoded by the coding sequence ATGTCCGTGCATTCGCGTGCTGGAATCGTCCTCGCCGGCGGGTTCGCGCGTCGGTTCGGCGACCGCGACAAGACACTCGCCGAGTTCCGCGGCCGACCGCTGATCGTCCACGCGGTCGAACCGCTTCGGGCGGTCGTCGAACGAGTCGTCGTGAGCTGCCGGCGCGAGCAACGTCCGGCGTTCGAGCCCGTGCTGTCGGACGTCGAGTACCGGCCCGATCCGACGCCCGACGCGGGGCCGCTTGCGGGGCTGGACGCCGCACTCGAGGGGCTCGAAGCCGAGACTGTCGCCGTCACAAGCGCCGACCGGCCGCTGGTCCCCGCGGGACTGTATCGATCGCTGCTTGACTCGCTGTCGAAAGAGGGAGTCGTGATCCGCGCCGACGGCATCGATCAGCCCGTCCCTGCAGTCTTCGAGACGCGAGCGCTCCGGCGGGCGGTCACCGAACAGCGATCGAACGGGACGCGACGGCTCCGCGCGGTGCTCGACGCGCTCGACTGTACCACGCTCGACGGCGAAACCATCACGCGACAGTGGGGCGAGGACGTGCTCGCAGACGTGAACACGCAAGCGGATCTGGATCGTCTGGAAGAGTGA
- a CDS encoding DUF309 domain-containing protein has protein sequence MDEHTRDDSVPPPDGSPTGWDPTTRTWEHATLRRATATGVRLYNDGAFHESHDCFEAEWYNYGRGTTESAFAHGMVQVAAGAYKHFDFENDDGMASLFETALQYLHGVPNDYYGVDVLDVRTALTNALANPTALDGWRIPLDGAHPRATSVDYEYAESLDE, from the coding sequence ATGGACGAGCACACCCGCGACGACAGCGTGCCACCGCCGGACGGCTCTCCGACAGGGTGGGATCCGACGACTCGGACGTGGGAACACGCGACGCTCCGGCGGGCGACTGCGACCGGCGTTCGACTGTACAACGACGGCGCGTTCCACGAATCGCACGACTGTTTCGAGGCCGAGTGGTACAACTACGGTCGCGGCACGACCGAGAGCGCCTTCGCCCACGGGATGGTGCAGGTCGCCGCCGGCGCGTACAAGCACTTCGATTTCGAGAACGACGACGGCATGGCGAGTCTCTTCGAGACCGCCCTCCAGTATCTCCACGGCGTCCCGAACGACTACTACGGCGTCGATGTCCTCGACGTTCGAACCGCGCTGACGAACGCCCTCGCGAATCCGACCGCCCTCGATGGCTGGCGAATCCCGCTGGATGGAGCCCACCCTCGTGCGACGAGCGTAGACTACGAGTACGCCGAGAGCCTCGACGAGTGA
- a CDS encoding signal recognition particle protein Srp54, translating to MVLDDLGSSLRGALDDLRGKSRIDEEDVDAVVKEIQRSLLQADVDVDLVMDLSDRIKSRALDEEPPAGTSARDWVLRIVYEELVELVGESTELPLESQTIMLAGLYGSGKTTTAAKMAWWFSTKGLRPAIIQTDTDRPGAYDQAEQMAERAEVDFYGDPDEDDPVTIAREGLEETRTADVRIVDTAGRDGLNEELIEQIERIEREVNPDRNLLVLDAAMGQSAKSQAADFQEAIGIDGVVITKLDGTAKGGGALAAVDETDSTIAFLGTGETVQDIERFEPSGFISRLLGMGDLKQLTDRVERAMEQTQDEDEDWDPEDMMEGEFTLYDMQKQMEAMNNMGPLDQVLDMIPGMGGGLMDQLPDDAMDVTEERMRDFQVIMDSMTEGEMENPRIVGKSRIERIARGSGKPEDRIRELLEQHKMMSQTLKQFQGMGDADMERMMKQMQQQGGGGGGMGGMGGGPGGPFGD from the coding sequence ATGGTACTCGACGATCTCGGTTCCTCCCTTCGCGGAGCCCTCGACGACCTCCGGGGCAAGTCCCGCATCGACGAGGAGGACGTAGACGCCGTTGTCAAGGAGATCCAGCGGTCGCTCCTGCAGGCCGACGTCGATGTCGACCTCGTGATGGATCTGTCCGATCGCATCAAATCTCGCGCGCTCGATGAGGAGCCACCCGCCGGCACCTCCGCACGGGACTGGGTGTTGCGGATCGTCTACGAGGAACTGGTCGAGCTGGTCGGCGAATCGACCGAACTGCCGCTGGAGTCGCAGACGATCATGCTCGCCGGCCTCTACGGGTCCGGCAAGACCACGACCGCGGCGAAGATGGCGTGGTGGTTCTCGACGAAGGGGCTTCGACCGGCGATCATCCAGACCGACACCGACCGCCCCGGGGCCTACGACCAGGCCGAGCAGATGGCCGAGCGCGCCGAGGTCGACTTCTACGGCGATCCCGACGAGGACGATCCCGTCACGATCGCCCGCGAGGGGCTCGAAGAAACCCGGACCGCCGACGTCCGGATCGTCGACACCGCCGGCCGGGACGGCCTCAACGAGGAACTGATCGAACAGATAGAGCGCATCGAGCGCGAGGTCAACCCCGACCGCAACCTGCTGGTGCTTGACGCCGCGATGGGTCAGAGCGCCAAGAGCCAGGCCGCCGACTTCCAGGAAGCGATCGGCATCGACGGCGTGGTCATCACTAAACTCGACGGGACCGCGAAAGGCGGCGGCGCGCTTGCGGCGGTCGACGAAACCGACTCGACGATCGCGTTCCTCGGGACCGGCGAGACCGTTCAGGACATCGAGCGCTTCGAGCCGTCGGGGTTCATCTCCCGGCTGCTCGGGATGGGCGATCTCAAGCAACTGACCGACCGCGTCGAGCGCGCGATGGAGCAGACCCAGGACGAAGACGAGGACTGGGACCCCGAGGACATGATGGAGGGGGAGTTCACCCTCTATGACATGCAAAAGCAGATGGAGGCGATGAACAACATGGGGCCGCTCGATCAGGTGCTCGATATGATCCCCGGAATGGGCGGCGGACTCATGGATCAGCTCCCCGACGACGCCATGGACGTCACCGAAGAGCGCATGCGCGACTTTCAGGTCATCATGGATTCGATGACCGAGGGCGAGATGGAAAACCCCCGTATCGTCGGGAAGTCACGCATCGAGCGAATCGCCCGCGGGTCGGGCAAGCCCGAGGACCGCATCCGCGAACTGCTCGAACAGCACAAGATGATGTCCCAGACGCTCAAGCAGTTCCAGGGCATGGGCGACGCCGACATGGAACGGATGATGAAGCAGATGCAACAGCAGGGCGGCGGCGGTGGCGGGATGGGTGGCATGGGCGGCGGTCCCGGCGGACCGTTCGGTGACTGA
- a CDS encoding universal stress protein, which produces MPTRILVAMDDSDMAEHALEHALEMYPAAEITVLHVVGEPSGMMGKATSLALADDIEEAAEEHASEIFDRAREIAGDREVSTDVAWGNPSKVIVNRAESFDAVVIGSHGGSLADRLFVGDVAQQVFRHSPAPVTVVR; this is translated from the coding sequence ATGCCCACCCGCATTCTCGTCGCAATGGACGATTCGGATATGGCCGAACACGCGCTCGAACACGCGCTCGAGATGTACCCCGCCGCGGAGATCACGGTGCTTCACGTCGTCGGAGAGCCCTCGGGGATGATGGGGAAGGCGACGAGCCTCGCGCTGGCCGACGATATCGAGGAAGCAGCCGAAGAACACGCGTCGGAGATCTTCGACCGGGCTCGCGAGATCGCCGGCGACAGGGAGGTTTCGACCGACGTCGCGTGGGGCAATCCCTCGAAGGTGATCGTCAACCGGGCCGAGTCGTTCGACGCCGTCGTGATCGGCAGCCACGGCGGTTCGCTGGCCGACCGCCTGTTCGTCGGCGATGTCGCACAGCAAGTGTTCCGTCACTCGCCGGCTCCCGTAACTGTCGTCCGGTGA
- a CDS encoding inorganic phosphate transporter: MVAILLAVALVAAVFVGFNIGGSSTGVAWGPPVGAGVVGKTGAAGLMTVFVFLGGWTVGRNVIDTLGGDLVPRSAFSAEASVVVLGFIGLGMLFANLYGVPVSTSMTAVGAISGLGLATGQLDYAVVGSIMVWWVIAPVVGFWFGAVIGRYLYPHLDDRFALEQSDGPLIVLDHSGVIPTPELGPGTTPKEVLSTSLVLLIACYMAFSAGASNVANAVAPLVGGGLVGPDRAVALGTAAIGLGAFTIARRTMESVGNDLTDLPLLAAMIVMIVAASITTVASALGIPLSLALATVMCIVGLGWGRATRPTSAGGMLKGEFQTEVSVDAITAETPSDVPSAGEEDTEYVQDATELFDRSAVVRFVAFWIIGPSVATGMSYVTFLVLPVAGTA; encoded by the coding sequence ATGGTCGCGATACTCCTTGCCGTCGCGCTCGTAGCCGCGGTCTTCGTCGGATTCAACATCGGCGGCTCCTCGACGGGCGTCGCGTGGGGCCCGCCTGTCGGGGCGGGGGTCGTCGGCAAGACCGGCGCTGCGGGATTGATGACGGTATTCGTCTTCCTGGGGGGCTGGACGGTCGGTCGCAACGTCATCGACACGCTAGGAGGCGACCTCGTCCCGCGATCGGCGTTTTCCGCCGAGGCAAGCGTCGTCGTCCTCGGATTCATCGGTCTGGGGATGCTCTTTGCCAACCTCTACGGTGTCCCCGTCTCGACGTCGATGACGGCTGTAGGAGCGATCTCCGGACTCGGTCTCGCGACGGGACAGCTCGATTACGCCGTCGTCGGCTCGATCATGGTCTGGTGGGTCATCGCACCAGTCGTCGGGTTCTGGTTCGGTGCCGTCATCGGACGCTACCTCTATCCGCACCTCGACGATCGGTTCGCGCTCGAACAGTCCGACGGACCGCTGATCGTACTCGACCACTCCGGCGTCATTCCGACCCCGGAACTCGGCCCGGGAACGACACCGAAGGAAGTCCTTAGCACGAGTCTGGTGCTACTTATCGCCTGTTATATGGCGTTTAGCGCCGGTGCGAGCAACGTCGCGAACGCGGTCGCACCGCTGGTCGGGGGCGGTCTGGTCGGCCCGGACAGGGCCGTCGCGCTGGGCACGGCCGCGATCGGACTCGGCGCGTTCACGATCGCGCGCCGGACCATGGAATCGGTCGGCAACGACCTGACTGATCTCCCGCTGCTGGCGGCGATGATCGTCATGATCGTCGCAGCAAGCATTACGACTGTTGCGTCGGCATTGGGCATCCCGCTGAGTCTGGCCCTGGCGACAGTCATGTGTATCGTCGGACTCGGCTGGGGGCGGGCGACTCGTCCGACATCCGCAGGAGGCATGCTCAAAGGTGAATTTCAGACGGAGGTTTCCGTCGACGCAATCACCGCCGAAACCCCAAGCGATGTACCGAGTGCCGGCGAGGAAGACACGGAGTACGTGCAAGACGCGACCGAACTGTTCGATCGATCTGCCGTGGTGCGGTTCGTCGCGTTCTGGATCATCGGCCCGTCGGTCGCCACCGGGATGTCGTACGTGACGTTTCTCGTCCTCCCTGTTGCGGGGACGGCCTGA
- a CDS encoding dihydrolipoyl dehydrogenase family protein → MSTHVAIIGAYGSAGGAVAKQLADDPEIELTLIDDGDPGGGLCILRGCMPSKEVISAAKHRFAARRDDRLVGDLPDVDLERTVERKNEHTSGWAGHRRSGIESLAEREDVELLRETATFVDDRVIEVGDRTIELDYVVIATGSTPSVPPIPGIEDVDVNTSADVLDATAFEDSAVVLGLGYIGLELAPYLSEAGGMDVTAIDVLPELLPEADDGFGEELADYYREEFDMDVLLDAQASQIEATEDGGVRVTVDDGAEVVEADQLFSFTGREPALDGLGIENTSLSPGENWVGATMQAGNDERVFVVGDANGREPILHISKEQAATAATNIQAHREGGDLTEHDSTHHHVMFSGLARLPFVRVGHSADSAEEAGLDYVAVDSRAEDDGVFKAKDASEGWARLVVAPDGTVLGYQGLHYHADAMAKTMQLAVEMELDVREIPNRAYHPTTPEILDALFRKATEKLAERDAATATQ, encoded by the coding sequence ATGAGTACCCACGTCGCAATCATCGGTGCGTACGGTAGCGCCGGCGGTGCGGTCGCGAAACAGCTCGCCGACGACCCGGAGATCGAACTCACGCTGATCGACGACGGCGACCCCGGCGGCGGGCTGTGTATCCTCCGCGGTTGCATGCCCTCGAAAGAGGTCATCTCGGCCGCGAAACACCGATTCGCGGCCCGGCGAGACGACCGGCTCGTCGGTGACCTCCCCGACGTCGATCTCGAACGGACGGTCGAACGCAAGAACGAGCACACCTCTGGATGGGCCGGACACCGGCGCAGCGGAATCGAGTCGCTCGCCGAGCGCGAGGACGTCGAACTCCTCCGGGAGACGGCGACGTTCGTCGACGACCGCGTGATCGAGGTCGGCGACCGGACGATCGAACTCGACTACGTCGTGATCGCGACGGGATCGACGCCGAGCGTCCCGCCGATTCCAGGTATCGAAGACGTGGATGTCAACACGAGCGCCGACGTGCTCGACGCGACGGCGTTCGAGGACTCGGCGGTCGTGCTCGGGCTGGGATACATCGGGCTCGAACTCGCGCCCTATCTCAGCGAGGCCGGCGGCATGGACGTGACCGCGATCGACGTCCTTCCGGAGCTGTTGCCCGAGGCCGACGACGGGTTCGGCGAGGAACTGGCCGACTACTATCGCGAGGAGTTCGACATGGACGTGCTTCTGGACGCCCAGGCTAGTCAGATCGAGGCGACCGAGGACGGCGGCGTGCGCGTAACCGTCGACGACGGGGCCGAGGTCGTCGAGGCGGACCAGCTGTTCTCGTTTACCGGCCGCGAGCCGGCGCTCGACGGACTCGGTATCGAGAACACGTCGCTGTCGCCCGGCGAGAACTGGGTCGGTGCCACGATGCAGGCCGGAAACGACGAGCGCGTGTTCGTCGTGGGCGACGCCAACGGCCGCGAGCCGATCCTGCACATCTCGAAAGAGCAGGCCGCGACGGCCGCGACGAACATCCAGGCACACCGCGAAGGTGGCGATCTCACCGAACACGACTCCACGCATCACCACGTCATGTTCTCCGGACTCGCGCGGCTGCCGTTCGTCCGCGTCGGCCACTCCGCCGACTCCGCCGAGGAGGCCGGACTCGACTACGTCGCCGTCGACTCCCGCGCCGAGGACGACGGCGTGTTCAAGGCCAAAGACGCCTCCGAGGGCTGGGCCCGGCTGGTCGTCGCGCCGGACGGGACCGTGCTGGGCTATCAGGGGCTGCACTACCACGCCGACGCGATGGCCAAGACGATGCAACTCGCCGTCGAGATGGAACTGGATGTCCGCGAGATCCCCAACCGGGCGTATCACCCCACCACGCCGGAGATCCTCGACGCGCTGTTCCGGAAGGCCACCGAGAAACTGGCCGAGCGCGACGCGGCGACTGCGACGCAATAA
- a CDS encoding UDP-N-acetyl glucosamine 2-epimerase, which translates to MPAELTIYEDRLARQMDAGEFVLAVVTATKPDFYKQAPVVTAAREAGVPTFVLHTGQHYDDVLGHGLAEYGIEDRVAVDLAIRGSLSEKTAQVHRRIDELTDTLEQRWPDTTVLPIVHGDTHAAGIVPQAWLFATNQAVAHNEAGLRGMSPDFEGYEDVPAFVDAQWTGEWSINRAEPFPEQYDTFVGSAGSIYHFAPVELNREHLQREGYPAAVEDDERIPVVGNSVVDAIDLKRDADLEESVFDIYPVLEERDDWIRVDIHRRANLLPDRFRAIVEGVIGLVEDGYNVNFVELTATRKALEHYGYRDRLLELDQQRENFLFTGLWKKHAHVYEFLTSGQCFAEFTDSGSMQEELNYIDEAISLTARFNTDRPETVFEAGTNLLVPPVDGEYVREMVEYVAETDAVREEIQTGPNLYGENVGESIVEFLQEKREATPFDWAHERVGFETGEQDFEYL; encoded by the coding sequence ATGCCAGCCGAACTGACGATCTACGAGGACCGGCTCGCCCGTCAGATGGACGCGGGCGAGTTCGTCCTCGCGGTCGTGACGGCGACGAAGCCCGACTTCTACAAGCAGGCCCCGGTCGTGACGGCCGCCCGGGAGGCGGGCGTTCCGACGTTCGTCCTCCACACCGGCCAGCACTACGACGACGTGCTCGGCCACGGCCTCGCCGAGTACGGCATCGAGGACCGCGTCGCGGTCGATCTGGCGATCCGCGGATCGCTCTCGGAGAAGACCGCACAGGTCCACCGGCGGATCGACGAACTCACCGATACCCTCGAACAGCGATGGCCCGACACGACGGTCCTGCCGATCGTCCACGGGGACACCCACGCCGCCGGGATCGTCCCGCAGGCGTGGCTGTTCGCCACCAACCAGGCCGTCGCCCACAACGAGGCCGGACTGCGCGGGATGTCGCCCGATTTTGAGGGCTACGAGGACGTTCCCGCGTTCGTCGACGCCCAATGGACCGGCGAGTGGTCGATCAACCGCGCCGAACCGTTCCCCGAACAGTACGACACCTTCGTCGGGTCGGCGGGTTCGATCTATCACTTCGCGCCGGTCGAACTCAACCGCGAGCACCTCCAGCGCGAGGGATACCCGGCCGCAGTCGAGGACGACGAGCGGATCCCCGTGGTCGGCAACAGCGTCGTCGACGCAATCGATCTGAAACGCGACGCCGACCTCGAGGAGAGCGTCTTCGACATCTATCCCGTGCTGGAGGAACGCGACGACTGGATCCGCGTCGACATCCACCGGCGGGCGAACCTCCTGCCCGACCGTTTCCGGGCCATCGTCGAGGGCGTGATCGGGCTGGTCGAAGACGGCTACAACGTCAACTTCGTCGAGTTGACCGCGACCCGGAAGGCACTGGAACACTACGGCTATCGCGACCGACTGCTCGAACTCGACCAGCAGCGCGAGAACTTCCTGTTTACCGGGCTCTGGAAGAAACACGCCCACGTCTACGAGTTTCTCACCTCCGGGCAGTGTTTCGCCGAGTTCACTGACTCGGGGAGCATGCAGGAGGAACTCAATTACATCGACGAGGCGATCAGCCTGACGGCCCGGTTCAACACCGACCGTCCGGAGACGGTCTTCGAGGCCGGGACGAACCTGCTGGTCCCGCCGGTCGACGGCGAATACGTCCGCGAGATGGTCGAGTACGTCGCCGAGACCGACGCCGTCCGCGAGGAGATCCAGACCGGACCGAACCTCTACGGCGAGAACGTCGGTGAGTCGATCGTCGAGTTCCTACAGGAGAAACGCGAGGCGACGCCCTTCGACTGGGCCCACGAGCGCGTCGGCTTCGAGACAGGCGAGCAGGACTTCGAGTATCTCTAG
- a CDS encoding MATE family efflux transporter: protein MARFARNPIRAIIVAAGLVLNRFGLVDCERTRRTADLAWPRIVTGIARMSKNAVDVAMVGAALGQFAINGVGLAGPFWGLAFSLGGGVAAGTVALVSQRYGAERYDQMGQAIRSSAALVVVLTLPVTALFWLFPTELISLLTGDPRTIEYGSDYLKILGLGVPFAGLNLIGSRVYIGVDDAWTPMVVRAGGALANIAINAVLIFGLNMGVVGAAIGTVVSNAVVTTVFAGSLVVGRLPATRAFPAEVALVSRYFDRETLSDLVTIGLPVAGRNSVWTVARFPMLAIVGMIGPTVLAAYIVVRRIWGLMNTPGWGFGLAASSLVGQELGAENEDTAESYGIEITRLAVAVYALGAALTAVFATQLVQLFGVQSDGTAIAVGLIYAASIAILPQAVKATIAGALDATGDTRWPFYSQALGMFAGAIPLAYLGATTPLGVWGLYLAFLAESGIPAVINYYRFATGKWRAISREYRPDAAPAND from the coding sequence GTGGCTCGCTTCGCGCGCAATCCGATCAGGGCGATCATCGTCGCGGCCGGGCTCGTGCTGAATCGCTTCGGACTCGTCGACTGTGAGCGCACGCGCCGGACGGCGGACCTGGCGTGGCCGCGGATCGTCACGGGAATCGCCCGGATGTCGAAAAACGCCGTCGACGTGGCGATGGTCGGGGCCGCCCTCGGGCAGTTCGCCATCAACGGCGTCGGGCTCGCGGGTCCGTTCTGGGGGTTGGCGTTCTCGCTGGGCGGCGGAGTCGCCGCCGGGACGGTCGCGCTGGTCTCCCAGCGGTACGGCGCCGAGCGCTACGACCAGATGGGGCAGGCGATCCGCTCCAGCGCCGCGCTCGTCGTCGTCCTGACGCTGCCGGTGACGGCGCTGTTCTGGCTGTTCCCGACGGAGTTGATCAGCCTGCTGACCGGCGATCCCAGAACGATCGAATACGGGAGCGACTACCTCAAAATCCTCGGGCTGGGCGTGCCCTTCGCGGGGCTGAACCTCATCGGCAGCCGGGTCTACATCGGCGTCGACGACGCCTGGACGCCGATGGTCGTCCGCGCCGGCGGTGCCCTGGCGAACATCGCGATCAACGCCGTGCTGATATTCGGGCTGAACATGGGCGTCGTCGGGGCGGCCATCGGGACGGTCGTCTCGAACGCCGTCGTCACGACCGTCTTCGCCGGAAGTCTCGTCGTCGGTCGGCTGCCCGCGACCAGAGCGTTCCCGGCCGAGGTCGCTCTCGTCAGTCGCTATTTCGATCGGGAGACGCTGTCTGATCTGGTGACCATCGGGCTGCCGGTCGCCGGGCGAAACAGCGTCTGGACGGTCGCGCGCTTCCCGATGCTGGCGATCGTCGGCATGATCGGGCCGACGGTGCTCGCGGCGTACATCGTCGTCCGACGCATCTGGGGGCTGATGAACACGCCCGGCTGGGGCTTCGGGCTGGCCGCCTCGAGTCTTGTCGGACAGGAACTCGGCGCGGAAAACGAGGACACCGCCGAATCCTACGGGATCGAGATCACGCGACTGGCCGTGGCCGTCTACGCGCTCGGCGCAGCGCTGACGGCGGTTTTCGCGACCCAGCTCGTCCAACTGTTCGGCGTCCAGTCTGACGGCACGGCGATCGCGGTCGGGCTGATCTACGCCGCGAGCATCGCCATTCTCCCCCAGGCGGTCAAGGCGACCATCGCAGGAGCGCTCGACGCGACCGGCGACACTCGCTGGCCGTTTTACAGTCAGGCGCTGGGAATGTTCGCCGGCGCGATCCCGCTTGCGTATCTCGGCGCGACGACGCCGCTCGGCGTCTGGGGACTGTATCTGGCCTTTTTGGCCGAGAGCGGGATTCCGGCCGTGATCAACTACTACCGCTTCGCGACCGGCAAGTGGCGCGCGATCAGCCGCGAGTACCGGCCCGACGCTGCGCCCGCGAACGACTAG